Proteins from one Streptococcus mitis B6 genomic window:
- the kphA gene encoding RNA-binding protein KphA: MDTIENLIIAIVKPLISQPDTLTIKIEDTPEFLEYHLDLDQSDVGRVIGRKGRTISAIRTIVYSVPTEDKKVRIVIDEK, translated from the coding sequence ATGGATACGATTGAAAATCTCATTATTGCGATTGTGAAACCCTTGATTTCACAACCAGATACCTTAACTATCAAGATTGAAGATACACCAGAATTTTTGGAATATCATTTGGATCTTGATCAAAGCGATGTGGGTCGTGTAATCGGTCGTAAGGGTCGCACTATTTCTGCGATAAGAACGATTGTCTACTCTGTCCCAACTGAAGACAAAAAAGTAAGAATCGTTATTGACGAAAAATAA
- the rlmN gene encoding 23S rRNA (adenine(2503)-C(2))-methyltransferase RlmN yields the protein MKPSIYSLTRQTMQEWVLEQGEKKFRADQIWEWLYRKRVQSFEEMTNLSKDLIAKLNDQFVVNPLKQRIVQESADGTVKYLFELPDGMLIETVLMRQHYGLSVCVTTQVGCNIGCTFCASGLIKKQRDLNNGEIVAQIMLVQKYFDERGQDERVSHIVVMGIGEPFDNYNNVLNFIRTINDDKGMAIGARHITVSTSGLAHKIRDFANEGVQVNLAVSLHAPNNELRSSIMKINRAFPIEKLFAAIEYYIETTNRRVTFEYIMLNEVNDGVEQALELAELLKNIKKLSYVNLIPYNPVSEHDQYSRSPKERVLAFYDTLKKKGVNCVVRQEHGTDIDAACGQLRSNTMKRDRQKAVAAVNP from the coding sequence ATGAAACCGTCAATTTATAGTTTAACACGTCAAACCATGCAGGAATGGGTATTGGAGCAGGGAGAAAAGAAATTCCGTGCAGACCAAATTTGGGAATGGCTCTACCGTAAACGTGTCCAGTCATTTGAAGAAATGACTAACCTTTCCAAGGATTTGATTGCTAAGCTTAATGACCAGTTTGTGGTCAATCCCTTGAAACAACGTATCGTTCAAGAGTCTGCTGATGGGACAGTTAAATATCTTTTTGAATTGCCAGATGGAATGCTGATTGAGACAGTACTCATGCGTCAACACTATGGTTTGTCAGTCTGTGTGACGACTCAGGTCGGCTGTAATATCGGTTGTACCTTCTGTGCTTCCGGTTTGATTAAGAAACAACGTGACCTCAATAATGGGGAAATCGTAGCGCAAATCATGCTGGTTCAGAAATACTTTGATGAACGTGGTCAGGATGAACGCGTCAGCCATATCGTTGTCATGGGAATCGGTGAGCCCTTTGATAACTATAACAATGTCTTGAATTTCATCCGTACTATCAACGATGACAAGGGAATGGCTATCGGTGCTCGTCACATTACGGTTTCAACTTCAGGTTTGGCCCATAAAATTCGTGATTTTGCTAATGAAGGAGTTCAGGTCAATCTTGCGGTTTCCCTTCACGCACCCAACAATGAATTGCGTTCAAGCATCATGAAGATTAACCGTGCCTTTCCGATTGAAAAACTCTTTGCTGCTATTGAGTACTATATCGAAACAACCAATCGTCGTGTAACCTTTGAATACATCATGCTCAATGAAGTCAATGACGGTGTAGAACAAGCCTTGGAATTGGCTGAATTGCTCAAGAACATCAAGAAATTGTCTTATGTAAACTTGATTCCTTATAACCCGGTTAGTGAGCATGACCAATATAGCCGTAGTCCCAAAGAGCGCGTGTTGGCTTTCTATGATACGCTTAAGAAAAAAGGGGTCAACTGTGTCGTCCGTCAAGAGCATGGTACAGATATTGATGCAGCTTGTGGACAATTGCGTTCTAATACAATGAAACGTGACCGCCAGAAAGCAGTCGCAGCAGTCAATCCTTAA
- the holA gene encoding DNA polymerase III subunit delta, whose amino-acid sequence MLAIEESQKLTLSNLPSLILFTGIDQGQFEVMKGQVLKQIGYDSADLNFAYFDMKEVVYKDVELELVSLPFFADEKIVILDHFMDITTAKKRFLTDDELKSFEEYLDNPSPTTKLLIFAEGKLDSKRRLVKLLKRDAKVFDAVEAKEQELRQYFQKWSQKGGLQFANHSFENLLIKSGFQFSEIQKNLLFLQSYKADSVIEEEDIVNAIPKTLQDNIFDLTQFILTKKMDQARDLVRDLTLQGEDEIKLIAVMLGQFRTFTQVKILSDSGQTESQIASSLGSFLGRNLNPYQIKFALRDSRGLSLSFLKQAISYLIETDYQIKTGLYEKGFLFEKALLQIASQVN is encoded by the coding sequence ATGCTAGCCATTGAAGAAAGCCAGAAGTTGACTTTATCAAATTTACCTAGTCTGATCCTATTTACAGGGATAGATCAGGGTCAGTTTGAAGTGATGAAGGGTCAAGTGTTGAAACAAATTGGTTATGATTCTGCTGACCTCAACTTTGCCTACTTTGATATGAAAGAAGTAGTTTACAAGGATGTGGAACTGGAGTTGGTCAGCCTTCCTTTCTTTGCGGATGAGAAAATCGTGATCTTAGATCATTTTATGGATATCACGACTGCTAAAAAACGCTTTTTGACAGATGATGAGCTCAAGTCATTTGAGGAATATCTTGATAATCCTTCACCAACAACCAAGTTGTTAATCTTTGCAGAAGGAAAGCTGGATAGCAAAAGACGGTTAGTCAAATTACTTAAGCGTGATGCCAAGGTCTTCGATGCAGTAGAAGCAAAAGAACAAGAATTGCGCCAGTATTTCCAAAAGTGGAGTCAGAAAGGAGGTCTGCAGTTTGCTAATCATTCTTTTGAAAATCTTCTTATCAAGTCTGGTTTTCAATTTAGCGAAATCCAGAAAAATCTCCTCTTTTTACAGTCCTATAAGGCGGATTCTGTTATCGAGGAAGAGGATATTGTCAATGCTATTCCTAAGACCTTACAGGACAATATTTTTGATTTAACTCAGTTTATTCTGACTAAAAAGATGGATCAGGCGCGCGATTTGGTTAGAGACTTGACCTTGCAAGGGGAAGATGAAATTAAGCTCATAGCTGTCATGTTAGGACAATTTCGGACTTTTACTCAGGTGAAAATTTTATCGGACTCTGGCCAAACGGAATCTCAGATTGCAAGTAGTTTAGGCAGCTTTCTCGGACGTAATCTCAATCCATATCAAATCAAGTTTGCGCTGAGAGATTCAAGAGGACTTTCCTTGAGCTTTTTGAAGCAAGCTATTTCCTATTTGATTGAGACAGACTATCAGATTAAGACAGGACTTTATGAAAAAGGTTTCCTTTTTGAAAAGGCACTTTTACAGATTGCTAGTCAGGTAAATTAA
- a CDS encoding YutD family protein: MRKEIAPELYNYNKFPGPEFHLHGDKVETEGIVFSLVENIKDAFDVTAFNQRFSEVLTKFDYIVGDWSNEQLRLRGFYKDDRTEEKLEKISRLQDYLLEYCSYGCAYFVLENEAPKRASFDKKMRKKEEEQPSKKGKKPAQTKRKPNADKKNRRRQKDQHSQKEDKGQRHFVIRQK, encoded by the coding sequence ATGCGAAAAGAAATTGCACCTGAATTATACAACTATAACAAGTTTCCTGGTCCTGAGTTCCATTTACATGGGGACAAGGTCGAAACGGAAGGGATAGTTTTTTCCTTGGTGGAAAATATCAAGGATGCCTTTGATGTGACGGCTTTTAATCAGCGTTTTTCAGAAGTCTTAACCAAGTTTGATTATATCGTGGGAGATTGGAGCAACGAACAGCTTCGCCTACGAGGCTTTTACAAGGATGACCGAACAGAAGAAAAACTTGAAAAAATCAGTCGTTTACAAGACTATCTTTTAGAGTATTGTAGTTATGGTTGTGCCTATTTTGTCTTAGAAAATGAAGCCCCTAAGCGAGCATCATTTGACAAGAAAATGCGTAAGAAGGAAGAAGAACAGCCTTCTAAAAAAGGAAAGAAACCGGCTCAAACAAAACGAAAACCGAATGCAGATAAGAAAAATAGACGTCGTCAGAAAGACCAGCATTCTCAGAAAGAGGACAAGGGACAACGTCATTTTGTCATTCGTCAGAAGTGA
- a CDS encoding dihydroorotate oxidase, with translation MVSTKTQIAGFEFDNCLMNAAGVACMTIEELEGVKNSAAGTFVTKTSTLDFRQGNPEPRYQDVPLGSINSMGLPNKGLDYYLDYLLDLQEKEPNRTFFLSLVGMSPEETHTILKKVQESDFCGLTELNLSCPNVPGKPQIAYDFETTDRILAEVFAYFTKPLGIKLPPYFDIVHFDQAAAIFNKYPLKFVNCVNSIGNGLYIEDESVVIRPKNGFGGIGGEYIKPTALANVHAFYQRLNPQIQIIGTGGVLTGRDAFEHILCGASMVQVGTTLHKEGVGVFGRITNELKAIMAEKGYESLEDFRGKLRYID, from the coding sequence ATGGTATCAACGAAAACACAAATTGCTGGTTTTGAGTTTGACAATTGCTTGATGAATGCAGCAGGTGTGGCTTGTATGACGATAGAGGAGCTGGAAGGGGTTAAAAACTCAGCGGCAGGAACTTTTGTGACCAAGACATCAACCCTGGACTTTCGTCAGGGAAATCCTGAGCCACGCTATCAAGATGTTCCCCTTGGTTCTATCAACTCTATGGGCTTGCCAAATAAGGGTTTAGACTATTATTTGGACTATCTTTTGGACTTGCAGGAAAAAGAGCCAAACCGAACTTTCTTCCTATCCCTAGTTGGAATGTCTCCAGAGGAAACCCATACTATCTTGAAAAAAGTCCAAGAGAGTGATTTTTGTGGTCTGACTGAGCTAAACCTATCCTGTCCAAATGTTCCAGGTAAACCTCAGATTGCCTATGATTTTGAGACAACTGACCGGATTTTGGCAGAGGTGTTTGCCTACTTTACTAAACCTCTGGGAATTAAATTGCCACCATATTTTGATATTGTTCACTTTGACCAAGCGGCAGCTATTTTTAACAAATATCCGCTCAAGTTTGTCAACTGCGTCAACTCTATCGGAAACGGCCTTTATATAGAAGACGAGTCGGTCGTAATTCGTCCTAAAAATGGTTTTGGGGGCATTGGTGGGGAGTATATCAAACCGACTGCTTTAGCTAATGTTCATGCCTTCTACCAACGTCTCAATCCTCAAATCCAAATCATCGGAACAGGTGGCGTTTTGACTGGTCGTGATGCCTTTGAACATATCCTCTGTGGAGCAAGTATGGTGCAGGTGGGAACCACCCTTCACAAAGAAGGAGTTGGTGTTTTTGGTCGTATTACCAATGAACTGAAAGCAATCATGGCGGAAAAAGGGTACGAAAGCCTAGAAGATTTCCGTGGGAAATTGCGCTATATCGATTAA
- the rpsP gene encoding 30S ribosomal protein S16 translates to MAVKIRLTRMGSKKKPFYRINVADSRSPRDGRFIETVGTYNPLVAENQVTLKEDRVLAWLADGAQPSDTVRNILSKEGVLKKFHDSKFSK, encoded by the coding sequence ATGGCAGTTAAAATCCGTTTGACTCGTATGGGTTCTAAGAAAAAACCTTTCTACCGTATCAACGTAGCAGATTCACGTTCACCACGTGACGGACGTTTCATCGAAACAGTTGGAACTTACAACCCACTTGTTGCTGAAAACCAAGTAACTTTGAAAGAAGACCGCGTTCTTGCATGGTTGGCTGATGGAGCTCAACCTTCAGATACAGTACGTAACATCCTTTCAAAAGAAGGCGTATTGAAAAAATTCCACGATTCTAAATTCTCAAAATAA
- a CDS encoding VanZ family protein, translating to MMKKTYNHVLVWGVIFYSICIVYFCFTPQEHSPVGVETPGIQHLGRLVFLLIPFNSLWKLGQVSDIGQLCWLFLQNILNVFLLFPLIFQLLYLLPNLRKTKKVLLISFLVSLGIECTQLLLDFFFDSNRVFEVDDLWTNTLGGYLAWLLYKQLHNTQ from the coding sequence ATGATGAAGAAGACTTATAATCATGTTTTGGTCTGGGGAGTCATTTTCTATAGTATTTGTATCGTTTACTTTTGCTTTACTCCTCAAGAACATTCTCCCGTGGGGGTGGAAACTCCAGGTATTCAGCATCTTGGACGCCTGGTTTTTCTTTTGATTCCTTTCAATTCTCTCTGGAAACTGGGCCAAGTGAGTGACATTGGACAATTATGTTGGCTTTTTCTACAAAATATCCTCAATGTCTTCTTACTTTTTCCTCTGATTTTCCAACTCCTTTATCTCCTTCCAAACTTGCGGAAGACAAAAAAGGTCCTTCTTATTAGTTTTCTAGTGAGTCTTGGAATCGAGTGTACGCAGTTGCTCTTGGACTTTTTCTTTGATTCTAATCGCGTCTTTGAGGTTGATGATTTGTGGACCAATACCTTGGGTGGCTATCTGGCTTGGCTTCTCTATAAACAATTACATAATACTCAATGA
- a CDS encoding peptidylprolyl isomerase: MKKLATLLLLSTVALAGCSSIQRSLRGDDYVDSSLAAEESSKAAAQSAKELNDALTNENANFPQLSKEVAEDEAEVILHTSQGDIRIKLFPKLAPLAVENFLTHAKEGYYNGITFHRVIDGFMVQTGDPKGDGTGGQSIWHDKDKTKDKGTGFKNEITPYLYNIRGALSMANTGQPNTNGSQFFINQNSTDTSAKLPTSKYPKKIIEAYKEGGNPSLDGKHPVFGQVIDGMDVVDKIAKAEKNEKDKPTTTITIDSIEVVKDYDFILNENQRAN; encoded by the coding sequence ATGAAAAAACTAGCAACCCTTCTTTTACTATCAACTGTAGCCCTAGCTGGGTGTAGTAGCATCCAACGCAGTCTACGTGGTGATGACTATGTTGATTCCAGTCTTGCTGCTGAAGAAAGTTCCAAAGCAGCTGCCCAGTCCGCCAAGGAATTAAACGATGCTTTAACAAACGAAAACGCCAATTTCCCACAACTATCTAAAGAAGTTGCTGAAGACGAGGCTGAAGTGATTCTTCACACAAGCCAAGGTGATATTCGCATTAAGCTCTTCCCTAAACTCGCTCCTCTAGCGGTTGAAAACTTCCTCACTCATGCCAAAGAAGGCTACTATAACGGCATTACCTTCCACCGTGTCATCGATGGCTTCATGGTTCAAACTGGAGATCCAAAAGGGGACGGTACAGGTGGTCAGTCCATCTGGCATGACAAGGATAAGACAAAAGACAAGGGAACTGGTTTCAAGAACGAAATTACTCCTTATCTCTATAATATCCGTGGTGCCCTTTCTATGGCTAATACTGGTCAACCAAACACCAATGGCAGCCAGTTCTTCATCAACCAAAACTCTACAGATACCTCTGCTAAACTCCCTACAAGCAAGTATCCAAAGAAAATCATCGAAGCCTACAAAGAAGGTGGAAACCCTAGTCTAGATGGCAAACACCCAGTCTTTGGTCAAGTGATTGACGGTATGGATGTTGTAGATAAGATTGCTAAAGCCGAAAAAAATGAAAAAGACAAGCCAACGACTACTATCACAATCGATAGCATCGAAGTGGTGAAAGACTACGATTTTATACTCAATGAAAATCAAAGAGCAAACTAG
- a CDS encoding MazG nucleotide pyrophosphohydrolase domain-containing protein, with product MKDLTFRQLQDYLLEHYQQSRTEEGLFMKLVEEVGEVAEVLNGRSGRKEGVHNSNEELAKELADVIHYTVAIAAINHIDLTKTIFEKDKTAAIKYQHERDLEGFLKGDES from the coding sequence ATGAAGGATTTAACGTTTAGACAATTACAAGACTACTTACTCGAACATTACCAGCAGTCTCGAACTGAGGAAGGTCTCTTTATGAAGTTAGTGGAGGAAGTCGGAGAAGTAGCTGAGGTTTTGAATGGTCGTTCTGGTAGAAAAGAGGGCGTTCATAATTCTAACGAGGAACTAGCAAAAGAACTGGCTGATGTCATTCACTACACCGTCGCAATCGCAGCCATCAACCATATTGACCTTACCAAGACTATCTTTGAGAAAGACAAAACTGCAGCCATTAAGTACCAACATGAACGTGATTTGGAAGGATTTTTGAAGGGGGACGAGAGTTGA
- a CDS encoding helix-turn-helix transcriptional regulator — protein sequence MAKESKIITNLKSVRESTGMTQQELADLIGMRRETILHLENNRYNPSLEMALKIAQVFNLKVEDLFELRQNEEA from the coding sequence ATGGCCAAAGAAAGCAAGATTATTACTAATCTCAAATCTGTTCGTGAGTCCACAGGCATGACCCAGCAGGAGTTAGCCGACCTCATCGGCATGCGACGCGAGACAATTCTGCACTTGGAAAATAACCGTTACAACCCTTCGCTGGAAATGGCTCTTAAAATTGCTCAAGTTTTTAATCTGAAAGTAGAAGACCTCTTTGAACTCAGACAGAACGAGGAAGCATAA
- the sodA gene encoding superoxide dismutase SodA produces MAIILPELPYAYDALEPYIDAETMHLHHDKHHQTYVNNANAALEKHPEIGEDLEALLADVESIPADIRQALINNGGGHLNHTLFWELMTPEKTAPSAELAADIDATFGSFEEFQAAFTAAATTRFGSGWAWLVVNKEGKLEVTSTANQDTPISEGKKPILGLDVWEHAYYVKYRNVRPDYIKAFFSVINWNKVDELYVAAK; encoded by the coding sequence ATGGCTATTATCTTACCAGAACTTCCATATGCATACGACGCTTTGGAACCATACATCGATGCGGAAACAATGCACTTGCACCATGACAAACACCATCAAACTTATGTCAACAATGCTAATGCAGCTTTAGAAAAACACCCTGAAATCGGTGAAGATCTTGAAGCCTTGCTTGCTGATGTAGAATCTATCCCAGCTGATATCCGTCAAGCGCTTATCAACAATGGTGGTGGACACTTGAACCACACTCTTTTCTGGGAATTGATGACTCCTGAAAAAACAGCTCCTTCAGCAGAACTTGCAGCAGATATCGATGCAACATTTGGTTCATTTGAAGAATTCCAAGCAGCCTTCACTGCAGCAGCAACAACTCGTTTCGGTTCAGGATGGGCATGGTTGGTTGTCAACAAAGAAGGTAAACTTGAAGTGACTTCAACAGCAAACCAAGATACACCAATCTCAGAAGGCAAAAAACCAATCTTGGGCTTGGACGTTTGGGAACATGCTTACTACGTGAAATACCGCAACGTGCGTCCTGACTACATCAAAGCTTTCTTCTCAGTAATCAACTGGAACAAAGTAGATGAATTGTACGTAGCTGCTAAATAA
- a CDS encoding ABC-F family ATP-binding cassette domain-containing protein: MSILEVKNLSHGFGDRAIFEDVSFRLLKGEHIGLVGANGEGKSTFMSIVTGKMLPDEGKVEWSKYVTAGYLDQHSVLAEGQSVRDVLRTAFDELFKAEARINDLYMEMAEDGADVDALMEEVGELQDRLESRDFYTLDAKIDEVARALGVMDFGMDTDVTSLSGGQRTKVLLAKLLLEKPDILLLDEPTNYLDAEHIDWLKRYLQNYENAFVLISHDIPFLNDVINIVYHVENQQLTRYSGDYYQFQEVYAMKKSQLEAAYERQQKEIADLKDFVSRNKARVATRNMAMSRQKKLDKMDIIELQSEKPKPSFDFKPARTPGRFIFQAKDLQIGYDRPLTKPLNLTFERNQKVAIIGANGIGKTTLLKSLLGIIPPIAGEVERGDYLELGYFEQEVEGGNRQTPLEAVWNAFPALNQAEVRAALARCGLTTKHIESQIQVLSGGEQAKVRFCLLMNRENNVLVLDEPTNHLDVDAKNELKRALKEYKGSILMVCHEPDFYEGWMDQIWDFNKLT, translated from the coding sequence ATGAGTATTTTAGAAGTTAAAAATCTGAGTCACGGTTTTGGTGACCGTGCAATTTTTGAAGATGTGTCCTTTCGTCTCCTAAAGGGAGAACATATCGGTCTTGTCGGTGCTAATGGTGAAGGAAAATCAACCTTTATGAGCATTGTGACTGGTAAGATGTTGCCAGATGAAGGGAAGGTTGAGTGGTCCAAATATGTGACTGCTGGTTACTTGGATCAGCACTCCGTTCTTGCTGAAGGGCAGTCGGTGCGTGATGTTCTCCGTACAGCCTTTGATGAGCTGTTCAAAGCAGAAGCCCGTATCAATGACCTCTATATGGAAATGGCTGAAGATGGAGCGGATGTTGATGCTCTTATGGAAGAAGTTGGTGAACTTCAAGACCGTCTGGAGAGTCGTGATTTCTATACCTTAGATGCTAAGATTGACGAAGTAGCGCGTGCCCTTGGTGTCATGGACTTTGGCATGGATACGGATGTAACTTCTTTGTCAGGGGGGCAAAGAACCAAGGTACTTTTGGCCAAACTCCTCCTTGAAAAGCCTGATATCTTACTTCTGGACGAGCCAACCAACTACTTGGATGCTGAGCATATTGACTGGCTCAAGCGCTATCTCCAAAACTATGAGAATGCCTTTGTCCTTATTTCACATGATATCCCATTCCTGAACGATGTGATTAATATTGTCTACCATGTGGAAAATCAACAGCTGACGCGTTATTCTGGTGACTACTATCAGTTCCAAGAAGTCTATGCTATGAAGAAATCTCAGCTAGAGGCTGCCTACGAACGTCAGCAGAAAGAAATTGCAGACCTTAAAGATTTTGTCTCACGAAACAAAGCGCGTGTTGCAACACGAAACATGGCCATGTCTCGTCAGAAGAAATTGGATAAGATGGATATTATCGAACTGCAAAGTGAGAAACCAAAACCATCCTTTGATTTCAAACCAGCTCGTACGCCAGGGCGCTTTATCTTCCAAGCCAAGGATTTGCAGATTGGTTACGACCGTCCTCTGACTAAGCCTTTAAATCTTACCTTTGAACGCAATCAAAAGGTTGCTATTATCGGGGCAAATGGTATCGGGAAAACAACTCTCTTGAAGAGTCTCTTGGGAATTATCCCACCTATTGCTGGGGAAGTGGAACGTGGTGACTACCTAGAACTCGGTTATTTTGAACAGGAAGTAGAAGGTGGTAATCGTCAAACACCACTTGAAGCTGTCTGGAATGCCTTTCCAGCTCTCAACCAAGCGGAAGTTCGTGCAGCCCTTGCTCGTTGTGGTTTGACAACCAAACATATTGAAAGCCAAATTCAGGTCTTGTCAGGTGGGGAACAAGCCAAGGTTCGTTTCTGTCTCTTGATGAATCGTGAAAACAACGTTTTAGTGTTGGACGAGCCGACCAACCATTTGGATGTGGATGCCAAGAATGAACTCAAACGTGCCCTCAAAGAATACAAGGGATCTATCCTGATGGTTTGTCACGAACCAGACTTTTATGAAGGCTGGATGGACCAAATCTGGGATTTTAACAAGCTAACTTAA